In Eucalyptus grandis isolate ANBG69807.140 chromosome 4, ASM1654582v1, whole genome shotgun sequence, the following proteins share a genomic window:
- the LOC104441409 gene encoding LOW QUALITY PROTEIN: ankyrin repeat domain-containing protein 13C (The sequence of the model RefSeq protein was modified relative to this genomic sequence to represent the inferred CDS: inserted 1 base in 1 codon), with product HRRRSSRLLRPRDVEVVVVVSATPSAGASSTTPSSSIKPDDYAHSPFHYAVALGDGKTLSRLLSSLPRLADPGLVHSESESLAQEVLADRIASAVDRRDVPFRETPLHLAVRLSDAAAARSLATAGADASLQNAAGWNPLQEALCRRNAEIASVLLEHHHRSAWCKWRRRLPRVIAVLRRMRDFYMEISFHFESSVIPFVGKIAPSDTYRIWKRDGNLRADTSLAGFDGLKIQRADQSFLFLGEGDQSHGVPEGALLVLNHDNRKIFNAFENAGAPMSDSDIAGFCSQTSVYRPGMDVTKAELVSRTNWRRQDKTESIGEWKARVYEVHNVVFSFRSRKVTSSENDVAGSEQVLPLELDEDDDGFLVAENPQFMFSNPSNNNSERRRHSSFVREEREWVHVGRKSVDVVPFSAAPVAPPHRRAAIAVAPSPQTKEKEYVKSLRPSVWLTEQFPLKTEELLPLLDILANKVKAVRRMRELLTTKFPPGTFPVKVAIPVVPTVRVVITFTKFVELQPTERFYTPLSSPRHLNGGSRSGSEEDQKSESFWSWPSSSSSSTSSSASWLRRSSSRSAGSSKEQPRCPPPXQSDPFVIPSGYSWSSIDDKSHKMKKSKSVRKSKS from the exons caccgccgccgcagCAGTCGTCTCCTCCGGCCTCGCGATGTCgaagtcgtcgtcgtcgtctcagCGACGCCTTCGGCGGGGGCGTCTTCGACGACGCCGTCGTCGTCGATCAAGCCCGACGACTACGCGCACAGCCCCTTCCACTACGCCGTCGCGCTGGGCGACGGCAAGACCCTGTCCCgcctcctctcctccctcccccGCCTCGCCGACCCCGGCCTGGTGCACTCCGAGTCCGAGTCCCTCGCCCAGGAGGTGCTCGCCGACCGCATCGCCTCCGCCGTCGACCGCCGCGACGTCCCCTTCCGCGAGACCCCGCTCCACCTCGCCGTCCGGCTctccgacgccgccgccgcccgctcCCTCGCCACCGCCGGCGCCGACGCCTCGCTCCAGAACGCCGCCGGGTGGAACCCGCTCCAGGAGGCGCTCTGCCGGCGGAACGCCGAGATCGCGTCCGTCCTCCTCGAGCACCACCACCGCTCCGCCTGGTGCAAGTggcgccgccgcctcccccggGTGATCGCCGTGCTCCGCCGCATGCGCGACTTCTACATGGAGATCTCGTTCCATTTCGAGAGCTCCGTCATCCCGTTCGTCGGGAAGATCGCCCCCTCCGACACGTACCGGATCTGGAAGCGCGACGGCAATCTCCGGGCGGACACCTCCCTCGCCGGCTTCGACGGCCTGAAGATCCAGCGCGCCGATCAGAGCTTCCTTTTCCTCGGGGAAGGGGACCAGAGCCACGGCGTCCCCGAGGGCGCCCTCCTGGTCCTCAACCACGACAACCGGAAGATCTTCAACGCGTTCGAGAATGCCGGTGCTCCCATGAGCGACTCGGACATCGCCGGCTTCTGTTCCCAGACGAGCGTGTACCGTCCAGGTATGGACGTCACGAAGGCTGAGCTCGTCAGCAGAACTAATTGGAGAAGACAAGATAAGACGGAGTCCATCGGCGAGTGGAAGGCCAGGGTTTACGAAGTCCACAATGTAGTGTTCAGCTTCCGATCGCGCAAGGTCACCTCGTCGGAGAACGACGTCGCCGGCAGCGAGCAG GTATTGCCGCTTGAGCTCGACGAGGACGACGATGGCTTCCTCGTAGCCGAGAATCCCCAGTTCATGTTCTCGAACCCCAGCAATAACAACAGCGAGAGACGGAGGCACAGCAGCTTCGTGAGGGAGGAGAGGGAATGGGTGCACGTGGGGAGGAAGAGCGTGGACGTGGTGCCCTTCTCCGCGGCGCCGGTGGCCCCGCCGCACCGGAGGGCCGCGATCGCGGTCGCGCCGAGCCCGCAGACCAAGGAGAAGGAGTACGTGAAGAGCCTGAGGCCGTCGGTCTGGCTGACCGAGCAGTTCCCGCTGAAGACGGAGGAGCTGCTGCCGCTGCTCGACATACTGGCCAACAAGGTGAAGGCCGTCCGGAGGATGCGGGAGCTGCTCACGACCAAGTTCCCGCCGGGCACTTTTCCGGTCAAG GTGGCAATTCCGGTGGTCCCGACAGTGAGGGTGGTGATAACGTTCACAAAGTTCGTCGAGCTCCAGCCTACCGAACGGTTCTACACGCCGCTCTCGAGTCCCAGGCATCTCAATGGCGGATCGAGAAGCGGGTCTGAGGAGGACCAGAAATCGGAATCCTTCTGGTCCTGgccatcgtcgtcgtcgtcatcaacGTCGTCGTCGGCGTCATGGCTCCGGCGGAGCAGTAGCCGGTCGGCAGGATCAAGCAAGGAGCAGCCGCGGTGTCCCCCGC AGCAGTCCGATCCTTTTGTAATACCTAGCGGATATTCATGGAGTAGCATCGATGATAAATCGCATAAGATGAAGAAATCCAAGTCAGTCAGAAAATCTAAGTCGTAG
- the LOC104441412 gene encoding lactoylglutathione lyase GLX1 isoform X1: MHSLSRSLFRIFRPFDCYANSQSTLRGAPSEPSEMAEAALVNAELLEWPKKDKRRLLHAVYRVGDLDRTIKFYTECFGMKLLRKRDVPEEKYSNAFLGYDLEESHFVMELTHNYGVSSYDIGTGFGHFTIATQDVYKMVEDIKAKGGTVTREPGPVKGGTTVIAFVKDPDGYIFELIQRGATPEPLCQVMLRVGDLERAIKFYEKALGMKLLRKVDKPEYKHSLAMMGYAEENETTVLKLTYKYGVTEYTKGNAYAQVAISTDDVCKSGEVVELVIEELGGKITRQPGPLPGINTKITSFLDPDGWKTVLVDNEDFLKELQ; the protein is encoded by the exons ATGCACTCTCTCTCCCGCTCTCTCTTTAGAATTTTTCGACCCTTCGACTGCTACGCGAATTCGCAGTCTACGCTCCG CGGAGCGCCTTCCGAGCCTTCGGAAATGGCTGAAGCTGCACTCGTAAATGCTGAGCTCCTGGAGTGGCCGAAGAAGGACAAGCGCCGCTTGCTCCACGCCGTCTACCGCGTCGGCGACCTCGACCGCACGATCAA ATTTTATACGGAATGTTTTGGCATGAAGTTGCTGAGGAAAAGGGACGTTCCTGAGGAGAAATACTCCAATGCCTTCCTCGGATATGACCTCGAAGAATCTCACTTCGTTATGGAGTTGACACACA ATTATGGAGTGAGCTCTTATGATATTGGAACTGGCTTCGGGCATTTTACCATTGCAACTCAAGAT GTGTACAAGATGGTTGAAGATATCAAGGCCAAGGGTGGCACGGTCACAAGGGAGCCTGGTCCAGTGAAAGGTGGAACGACTGTCATTGCTTTTGTGAAGGACCCGGATGGTTATATCTTTGAGCTTATTCAAAGAGGTGCAACTCCAGAACCACTTTGCCAAGTGATGCTTCGAGTCGGTGATTTGGAGCGCGCAATTAAGTTTTATGAGAAA GCATTGGGCATGAAACTGTTGAGGAAAGTGGATAAGCCCGAGTACAAG CACTCCTTGGCCATGATGGGTTATGCTGAAGAGAATGAGACAACTGTGCTGAAGCTCACCTATAAATATGGTGTTACTGAGTATACCAAGGGCAATGCATATGCACAA GTTGCCATCAGCACTGATGATGTCTGCAAGAGTGGTGAGGTGGTTGAGCTGGTTATTGAAGAGCTTGGTGGGAAAATAACTAGACAGCCAGGACCACTTCCTGGGATCAACACCAAAATTACCTCTTTCCTAGATCCAGATGGTTGGAAAACT GTCCTGGTTGACAATGAAGACTTCCTGAAGGAACTGCAGTAG